Genomic window (Capricornis sumatraensis isolate serow.1 chromosome 1, serow.2, whole genome shotgun sequence):
TGCACTCAGTTTCCCAAGCAGCCTAGAAGCCTCAAATGTGGGTGCAGAGGCTTCAAGAAGCCAGGGGTGCTGCCAGGGCCTCACCTCCTGCAGAGCTGTCCAAAAGACGAGGCTCCTGTCCCAGTTTGGCCAGCCCCTCTCTCTGAGCCTGAGTCTCTCTTCTGTAAGGTGGGGTCATAACCACTTGGTGTTCACTGAGTTGTGTCACGCCTGAGATGAGGTGTTTTTCCCAACAGTCTTGTGAAGTGGGGATTGttgtccccattttccagatgatgaaactgaggacCAGCGAGGTTGAATAATTTACAAGTGAACTGCGGAACTGAATTGAAACGGCTCTGTCTAACCACAGAGCCTTCACTTGAAAAAAGTAGCAAAAAACTATTGAAGGGTACTATAGACTAGGACAGGCACACAGAGCCTGAGCAGACAGTCTGAATTTCCGCAAGTATACACACCTAGCCCAGCCCACCCAGAGACCCCTGTCACTTTCCGATTACTGCCTCCTGCAAAGGTAATCACTACCCTGACTTCTAACACCATAGATTCATTTTGCTTATTCCCCCGCTCCTACTTCTTTTTGatctttgtttatttggctgctctgagtcttagttgcgaCACACAAAATCTTCCATGTTccttgcagcatgtaggattttTAGTTGCgtcatatgggatctagttccttggccagggattaaaccagggccccctgcattgggatctcAGAGTCCTAggcattggaccaccagggaagttcctttctCCCCTTTTCTGACGTAGACTGTCATAGGAAAATGGTTTGGGACTAATTCCTGACTGTCCTTGGGTCTATAAATGGTTGATTGTTTCCTGTCTTGTTCAATCCACTTGGAGTTGAaggttcagttttcattctctcTTAGCCACTTATGGTAGTTGAAGATGCATAGTCAGTTGGAATATCACTTACCCAGATCCCGAATCCCTTTTAAATGTGGACCTCTTTGGTGTCCaggccattttcttttttgttgaatTGCAATATACATTTTTAGAAGTCCACACGTCGTAATATACAGCTCTCTGAATATTGACAAAGTGCACATACCTGTATGCCCAGCACTCAGATAAGGGATAGAAGCTTCTCAGCAGCCAGCCAAACCCCCCAAATAACCACAGTCCTGACTTTGGCTACCACAGATTAgattttcctcctttaaaaatctatttgcttttttcttttggccatgtcacatggcatgcaggaccttagttccccaaacagggatggaacccgtgcccctgcagtggacatgtggggtcctaaccactggaccaccagggagttaaTTCCCAGATTATCTTGTTTTTCAACATAAGGAAGTAAAACATAAGTGGATTCACTCAGCGAATGAGTATACACTCTTCTGCGTCTGGCTCCTTTCGCTCAGCATTGTGAGGCTCATCCAGGCTGCTGAGAGGTGGTGCGTTCTCATTGCTGTGCAGTGTTCCATTGGTGAGTCGACCGTAATCTTCATTCTCGTGTCTGGACATTCAGCTTCTGTCCTGTTAGGAATAGTGCTGCTGTAGACATTCTGTCTGTCTCCCCATGAACATGTCCATGCCTTGCTGGTGGGTGTATACCTGGGAGTGGAGCTGCTGAGCCCTGAACGTGTGTGCGTGTTCAGCTGTAACAGCGTCTCACAGTATTCTAGTTACACTCACAGTTCACAGCAGTTCACACGCCCACCAGCAGCGTGGGTGGCCTCCTCTTGTTCCATAGCTTCTCTCAGGCTCGGTGTTGCCTGTTTTGCTGTTTCCAATGGAGCTGTTCTGATGGCTGCAAaatggcatctcattgtggttttcctGTTCCTTATGTTTACTGTTTGTTTCCTTATCCTTTAGGAAATGCCCGTCCAAgtcctttgcctgtttttttaattggattctgTGTCCTGATCTGCAgatgtttttatatattctgaatacaagtcTTTTGTTGGATATATTATTGGAAACATCTTCTAGTTTGTGacttgtcttttctctctcttaatgGTACCTTTGGATGAAAAGAGTCTTAATTTTGAGGCAGTCCAATTTGTCAGTTTCTCTTTAtgggttttttgtgtgtgtgacctATTTAAGAACCTACTCTAAAATCATAAAGATatacttctgtgttttcttctagaagtcgACTTGTTTATTCACATACAGGTCTGTGGTCCatctcaaattaatttttgtgtatgtatgaATGAAGGTTCTTCACTTCAGTGCATATcagtttatcatttttatcttatGAGTCCTTTTAAGAAAACTTTACCGACCTCAAGATGATGAAGATTCTCGGAGACTttgttccaattttttttttttaattaaactttttattttattttggactatagccaattaacaatgttgtgataatttcaggtggatagcaaagggactcagccgtacatatacatgtatccattgtctcccaaactcccctcccatccaagctgccacataacattgagcagagttccctgtgctatgcagtaggtccttggtgattatccatcttaaatataacagtgtgtacatgtccatcccaaactccctaactatgcctcatttttattttattttatttatttttttgccacactacacagcttgtgggatcttagttccctgaccaggggttgaaccttgGGCCCTTAGCAGTGaaggcatggagtcctaaccactggacctccagggacgtccccacttttttttttaattgaggtatagttaatgTATACTGTTGTATGTTCAGGTGTATAACATActcattcacaatttttaaaggttacactccatttaGAGTTACTGTGAAATATTGGCCTACATTCCCTACGTTGGAACAATATATCCTTGTACACTATTTATTTTACACCTGATCGTTTGTGGCTCTTACACGCCTAACCCCATCTCgtccttccccttccctctcgccactggtaaccactagtgtgTTCGCTATGTCTGTGAGTCCGTTTCTCTTCTGTTACATTCACTAGttcattctatattttaaattccacatgtaagtgatatcatatagcgTTTGTGTTTCTCTGACGCGACCTTgcttttttaatcacagttttatTGAGCGGTAATGCCCATACCATCCACTTCATCCACTTAAGGGAAACCATTCAGTGGGTTTTGGGtctattcacagagttgtgcaactgtCACCAAGGtcgattttagaacatttttcttcACCCCAAAGGAGAAATCCACAGCCCTTGGCAGTCACTCCCCGTTTCCCTGCACCaccccccagcctcccagcctcaGGCAACCGCTGATCTACCCACAGTTTGGCCAAATGTTTCAtgcaaatgaaatcatacagtaggTGGCCTTTTGGGATTGGTTTCTTTGACTTAGTGTGTCTTTTTCAAGGTGCAGGGTTGCAGCGTGCGTGCCTCACCTCATCCGTTACCACTGAGTGATTCCACGGCATGGTTATACCGTGTTTTTATCTATCCATTCgtcagttgatgggcatttgagttgtttccatttttgatgCTTCGGGATCGTACCACGCTGAACATTAATGTACAGCTTCTCTGTGGTCATGTATCTTCCTTTCCCTCCGGGAGGAGCCCTCATTCTGAATCGTATCCGGTGAGATGCGGTGATGCCCTGTCTGTTAAACCCTGGCACACAGTGAGTGTCCCCACCTCTAGACAGGGTGGGTGACACAGTAGCGGACACCCCAGTGTAGCAGGTAGCAAAAGCTGCTGTCAGCCCCACCCAAGCGCTGGGTCCCCAACACAGGCCTCGGCTCACAGACTTTGGGAAGTCACGGAGACGCTCCACCGAGGCCCCCTGCTCTTTGCACAGGTCAAATCACGCGTAGATGGTAGCGCATCagagtggggtggggcagggggcgcAGTGGAGGGAGGAGTCAGGAGTCCTGGGCCCTGGCCCTGCTGAGCTGCTGAATTTGggtttttggttttaatttttgctcatttgtttggctgcgttgggtcttcaCGTTGGCGTGCGGGCCTCTCTCTTGTTGTGACCTCTAAAGCATAGCCTCCGtagtgcagcatgtgggctcggtttgctccacagcttgtgggatctttgttccctgaccagggatcaaacccgtgtcccctgcattggaggacAAATTCTcagtcactgaaccaccagggaagtccctaaactgCTCAATTTGTATGTGCCTTCCAGGCACCTTGGCTTTACTACTCAGAGAGCGGCCAGACCTAGGGCAGCTGGGGTCCTGGCCCTTGCCCGTGGCTCGCTTAACTTCTTTACCCTTCCCCAGGCCGCAGCTCTGCCAATGATCCTGTGAGTATCAGGGCATCACTGTTGCCCCTGGGGGCCCCTCTCCCAGTGTGGCCCACCTGCCGGCTCCCAGCATGGCGTCCGACACCCCCGAGTCCCTGATGGCCCTCTGCACCGACTTCTGCCTGCGCAACCTGGACGGCACCTTGGGCTACCTGCTGGACAAGGAGACCCTGCGGCTGCATCCAGACATCTTCCTGCCCAGCGAGATCTGTGACCGGCTCGTCAACGAGTAAGCAGgcgcagggctggggcagggcccgAGCCTCGGCATGGATGTGTGCAGAGAGGTTGGGAGTCCTGCGTGTGCCCCCTTGGGGGTGTGCACGCACGTGGCTCTCCATGGGTGCAGGAGAGCACTGGCCTGTCTGTATCCATCAAGTTGTCATTGCGCATGTTGGTATGTGTGTGGTAGGGTGTGCACGTAAAGGAATGTGTGTGCCCACACGTGGGTTGCTGGTGCACAGGGCAGGTTTGAGTGTGAAACTGCCAGTTTGCATTAAAAGGATGTAGAAACTTCTTACGTAAATGAAGGAGGTACTtgctgtcctgtgtgtgtgtgtgcacgtgtgtccatgcatgtgtgtatgtgtatgtgcctgTGCACACATGTCTCTGCGTGAACCTGAACATGTATTACATGTTTACACACCAGTACCTGACTGCTTGACCCCTGAACAGGGATGAGATCATTCGGAAACGCTCTCTGTGACTTCTCCAAGGGACTCCCCACTAGTAGAGACTCCTAGAAGAGTAATAGCCATGCCTGACTTCTCGGGGTTCGGTCCAGGTTACCCAGAGGGAAATGGTTAGCCCAGAAAGTTGCCTATAAAAGTGGGAACCTGTGTGTGACCCAAGAGCCCAGCTCGTAAAAAGTGTTCTGAGTGTCTAATGTAGATTGGGCACTAGATTAGACACTGTGCAGACCAGAGTTGTgtccattttacaggtaaaggCACTGAGGTCTGGGGAAGTTCAGTTACTTGTGTGAAGTTGCCCAGGTAGTGAACATCCAATCCAAGATTTAGATTCTAGAGTGTTTGACTCCACAGCTTTTCCCAccagtccaggattcttgcctccaCTGGTGTCTCAGCAGAACTATTACTGAATGCTTGCCCTGTACCCAGCTCAGAGCTCCAGACCACTCGGCTCAGTCTTGCTGTTGGATGGGGTCCTGAGAGGGACTGATCAAGGAATCAGAAGCTGGCTTAAAGAAGACAGGGAATGCAGATATGCATGTTCGTTACAGAAGTGTCTACAGTTTAGTGGGGAAGAGCTTGGGATTTGCCAGTGATAAGAGGCCCTTCATCACTAGTTAGTTTACTTTTGGACTCCTGGGTCCTGGGGCCACCCGTAAACTCACCAGTCAGGTGCTCAGGATCCAACCAGGTACtatgaggagaaggagatggaggtTGTTGCTGGGATGATCAGGGAAGTCTTGGCAGGGGAGGCTTGTGCTGGATCTTGGAGGGAGGGCGAGGGGCCTTCCTTGAACCAGGCTTCCTTCCCTCCCAGGTACGTGGAGCTGGTCAACGCTGCCTGCAACTTTGAACCGCATGAGAGCTTCTTCAGCCTCTTCTCCGACCCCCGCAGCACCCGCCTCACCCGCATCCACCTCCGCGAGGACCTGGTGCAAGACCAGGACCTGGAGGCCATTCGCAAGCAGGTGAGACCTGGTCGTTCAGGCCCCGGGCACGGCCATGGGAGGCCGCCCCAGGACAGGCAGGCAGGGAGTCGGAGCAGGAATCCCAAGGCCCTGCCAGCACCCTTCCTATTGTGCACGCGTATGTCctcactaagtcaagtctgactctttgtgaccccatggaccgtagcccgccagacttctctatccataggattctccaggcaagaagactggagtgggtaattatgccctcctccaggtgatttcccaatccagggatcaaaccctcatctcctgcagctcctgctctgcaggcatagtaccactgagccgccagggaagccccctattgTGCAGACCCCTCCCCAATCCCACCTGTGGCCCAGGGCCAGGGTAGGGGTAGGCGGAGGTGATGACGGGGCTATCCCCGCCACCAGGACCTGGTGGAGCTGTACCTGACCAACTGTGAGAAGCTGTCCGCCAAGAGCCTGCAGACGCTAAGGAGCTTCAGCCACACCCTGGTATCCCTGAGCCTCTTTGGCTGCGCGAACATCTTCTATGAGGAGGAGAACCCCGGGGGCTGCGAAGACGAGTGCCTTGTCAACCCCACCTGCCAGGTGCTGGTCAAGGACTTTACCTTCGAGGGCTTCAGCCGCCTGCGCTTCCTCAACCTGGGCCGCATGATCGACGGGGTCCCCGTGGAGTCCCTGCTGCGGCCCCTCAACTCGCTGGCTGCCTTGGACCTCTCGGGCATCCAGACGAGCGATGCAGCCTTCCTCACCCAGTGGAAAGACAGCCTGGTGTCCCTTGTGCTCTACAACATGGACCTGTCGGACGACCACATCCGTGTCATTGTCCAGCTGCACAAGCTGCGGTGAGCTCTGAGCTCGCGGGGTTGGCGCGGGGaggtgggggtcagcagtcccaGAAGGTTCCTGAGCCCCCGGCCAGGCGGCACATGGGTCTAGAAGAGACAGTCCCATGCTCTATGCCCCCTGTTCTAGCTGGATCAGGGCTGTTCAGGGCGCCTGGGTCGGCTGTGGCAGGGGCCTCGGACTGAAGCAGCAGGAGCCTACGAGGCAGCCCCAGCCTGTGTCCAGACCTGACCCATGACCCCCCTGCCCCAACCTCCAGACACCTGGACATCTCCCGAGACCGCCTCTCCAGCTATTACAAGTTCAAGCTGACCCGCAAGGTGCTGAGCCTCTTCGTGCAGAAGCTGGGGAACCTGATGTCCTTGGACATCTCCGGCCACATGATCCTGGAGAACTGCAGCATCTCCAGGACGGACGAGGAAGCAGGACAGACCAGGTGGGCCCCACCTGCCCTGCTCGCGAGCGGGTGGCATCCAACAAGCGTTGACCAGGCGCCCCTCTGCCACGCGCTGTGCTGATGAGGAAGAAACAAATCAGGCCCTCTCGCGAGGGTATGAGCTATTGGGGACAGGCAGGTCATCACTGGGGCTGCGGTAGGGGCAACACGGGGCTCCGGAGTGGCCCCGAGGatcagaaggaaggaggaggaggcgtGGCATCCAGGCTGTGCCGAAAGCTCAGTCTTGAGTTTGCCAAAGACGTCTACCACAGCGCTCTAGCGGAGAGAACAGCATGTGCAGAGGCTGGAGGCGTGAGCACAGGGAGTGACTGGGAGGCTGCAGCACTCAGACGGCCTGAGCCACGCGGCGGTGGTCACGGGAGGCCGCCGGCCCCACCACTCGTTAGGGGTTACTGCTGGCAGGCTGGGCCCTGGGTTGGTCGGGTGAGAGAGCTGATTCAGAGCCCCCTCTAGCTgtctttggtctttttttttttttttttttaatatttatttacttatctggctgtgttgagtcttagttgcggcatctgggcatatgggatcttagttccccaaccagggatcaaacccatctccccTACacggcaaggcagattcttaaccactggatcactagggaagtccctggtgtgtttttcttttttaattgtagtataactgctttaaaatattgggttagtttctgctatacaacaaagtgagttgctatatgtatacatatgtcccccgtTACTGTCGTTGGTCTTAAGCCCTCCCCCGAGCCTGGACTGGAGTGGAGTTTGGAGTTTGGTTAATGGGCATAACATTCCTGGCTGTTGCGGGAGCCTAAAGGTGACATGCCCTCCCTGGAACGGCAAGCAGGATTGGCTGCAACAGTTAATCTCCCATCCCACATGTTCTCTACAGTGTTGACCTTGTCACCCTCCCATCAAGAGGTGGGGTCTGTCtgtcttctgcctttttttttgaccataccacaagacatgtgggatcttagttccccaaccagggatcaaacctgtgccccctgcagtggaagcgtagaATCTTAACCaggagaccaccagggaagtcctctactgcctttaaataaaaaatagacgCGGCTAGAGGGCCTAGCAGAGGGCCCCAAGGAAACGTGCTTCGCCACCCCCAGGGAGAGGCTCTCCTTGGGCTGGATCCAGGGCCGCCGCGGGCCCCACGCCACTGATGCCAGCACCCTCTCCCCTCAGCACTGAGCCTTCCAAGAGCAGCATCATGCCTTTCCGGGCCCTGAAGAGGCCACTGCAGTTCCTTGGGCTCTTCGAGACCTCCCTGTGCCGCCTGACGCACATTCCGGCCTACAAAGTGAGaggggggcctggggaggggaggaccAGGCGCCCCAGGACAAAGGAGGGGGTGTCCGCCCTGGGGTTAGAGATGGAATTAGGGTCAGGCATCCTACCCCTTGGCCATTTCCGGGATGTTCTGAGCATGCTCCATCTCCAGGTGAGTGGTGACAAAAACGAGGAGCAGGTGCTGAATGCCATCGAGGCCTACACGGAGCACCGGCCGGAGATCACCTCACGGGCCATCAACCTGCTTTTCGACATCGCACGCATCGAACGCTGCAACCAACTTCTGCGGGCCCTGAAGGTCAGCACCAACCCTGGAGGGCCCTCTGAGGGTCTCCAGTTCGTtctcccccatcccctcctcaaccatccccctcctccttcccaggaCACTGGCCATCCCACCCCCCGAACCCCAACCCCGTCTCTCAGTGCCTCCCTTGGCCCAGCACTAACCCTGTCCCAGGACCATGGCCGACCCCAGTTTCTGCCTCCCAACCCCgactcctgccctcagggagcaggATCGGGCTAAGCCCTGCCCCAGAGGACCTGTCCAAGCCCCCGCACCCTGCCCCAGGCCTGTCCCTGCATACCTGCAGCAGGCCTGGCCAACCCCTGGCCCATGCCCTGTCTTGGTACAGCTGGTCATCACGGCCCTCAAGTGCCACAAGTATGACAAGAACATCCAGGTGACCGGCAGCGCCGCCCTTTTCTACCTGACCAATTCCGAGTACCGCTCAGAGCAGAGCGTCAAGCTGCGCCGGCAGGTCATCCAGGTGGTGCTGAATGGCATGGAATCCTACCAGGAGGTGACGGTGAGCCCCTGCCCGCTGCCCGCTCTGGCCCCTCTCCCTGTGTCCCAGCCTCGCCAGCAGGCTCGCCAATCCCCCGGGTGCCCTGCTTGCTCTCCCCCTTTCTCTCCTGGCTCTGTCCCGCCCCTCTGCCAACCCTCCCTTTCCTGCGGCATCACTCCCAGTCTCTGGGACCGGGCATTCAGGGCCCCCTGACCTGACCCCACCCGAGTCTGtctcccaccctgccctcccccaggggcccCGGGCCTTTGCTCCTGCTTGTTCCTTAGCGCTTCTTCCCAGTGATGCTCTGCTGGggtgggtgggtttttttttttttccaatagctGCTTTTGTTATAAAAGTAATCAAGTTTTTTATTGGAGAAAAATTACAATTATGGGtataaaggaggggaaaaaaagccataATTTCGGCACACAGAGATAGCCACTGTTAACATCCTTCTGGCTTTTAGTCTATGCATAATTATTGAGTAAACAGGACCATCCTGTGCGTCCTATAACATGGGTTTTCATTTCAGCAGCATCTTGTGAATGTGAATATCTCCCATATCAACAAATGGTTTACAACAAAATTTGAAGAGTCATGTTTCTTTTCTGATGACAAAAAGTGAGCTCCCTAAtgcttagaaaacaaatttaagtaACAGAAAATGTCTAAGACtaactaaaaagtgaaagtgccaATCCTAGCGCTCCTCCCCTGGGGCAGCTGGTTTTAACAGTTCAGCTTCCTAATTGTTGATGTCAGCACCGTGTGCAGCGCCTCCTCCAGGGAGAGGCTGCCCTGGTGCTGACTCTGCTGGGGACTTGGAGGCCATGGCCAAGCCCCATCCCCATGGAGTAGTCAGAGGGGCTCCCCCCAGTACGTGGGCTGCACTGACTGAGTCAGCCCCACGGTTGAACATTTTAGGTTGCTGTTAACATtttgctctttcttctttttttttttaattcgaaTGTGCCAGCTCTTAGTTGTGATTAAGCGGCATCTTATTTGCAGTTTGCGggatttagtttcctgaccagggattgaacctgggtcccctgcattggaaactcaGAATCTtacccagtggaccaccagggaaacccccatgTTTTGCACTTTCAAATTAGGCTTTGCTGAATACATGTAAGCCATGCTTGTTATGAGACTTGTTGGAAAGGAGAACTGCTGGAGCAGTGGGTCTGTGTATTTCTAAAGCATTTGGTGTATATTCTTGCATCGTCCTCCAGAAAGCTCTGGTGGGGATGCAGCCTCTGCAGGAGTGAGGAGGCCCCCTTTCCCACTAACTCCCAACTCCAGACTTGAGAGCAACTTTTTCCTTTGTTGAGATAGATTTTATCATCAGGTAAAagggttgtctttttttccccaccttgGCCGTgctatgcagcatgtggaatctcagttccccaaccagggcctgaacctgtgtcctctgcattggaagcacagattaaccactggatcaccgggGAGGTCCCAGGGgtgtctttatctttttttttttaaagaaaaaagaatgctaGGTGAAGACTTGCAAATTAATAAactaattcaaagaaatagaaattaataaaaaccACTTTTTGACTGGGGAGATTGATGATACCCATTGATGAAGGCCAGGGGAAGAGCACATTCCCACTTTCCACTGGTGAGGAAAGCCTTGGACAGCCTCTTCATGGGGCAGCTGGCAGAACCTGCCAGAACTGTAAGCACACTTACCTTTTGGCCTAGGTATTCCACAGTTAAGAGATATGcataaaggaaatatatatatatacattcaccCTTTCTGATACATAGAAGTCAGAGGAAACCCAAAGCATTCAACAATAGGGGCCTGGCCCTGCAGAGCAGTGTTAGATCCACTCACATTGTGGGATATGATGGTCAATCTGTACATCCTAACATGGATGACCCTGTGGGTGGACAAGTGAAGAAACGTTTTCGACCATTGTGGATAAAACCACTTTCACCCTTCCTCTCCCCATATTTGTATTTCCATGGTAGAGAAATCTTGATGGTGGTGCACCAAACTTTTAATAGGGATTACTTCTGAAGAATAAAGTGAGGGACTTTTACTTTCTGCTCAGATAATGTTATTTGAATGTTTCACAGTGAGTAAGTATTGcttctataatttaaaataattttttccccaaattacaAAATGTGTGTATATTATGAGGGGAAGGACAGAGTTAACGAGGGTTcggcagtgttagttgctcagtcatgtccgactctttgcaaccctgtggactatagcccaccaggctcctctgtccatggaattctccaggcaagaatactggagtgggtcgccattccccttctccaggggatcttcccgccccagggatcaaacccaggttggTAATATTCTCTAATCTACATAAGTAATGAAGTGTGGTGAACTTCCAGTATCTAATGAGAAAGGATGGTGGGAAGTTAAATTATGAGGAAAATGTGCCAAGAAtactatgaaaatttaaaaaaataacccacAGATAACACAAAAAGAAATCGAGGGGGTGAAGCAACTGGAACCTTCCTGTGCTGCTGGTGGGAGTGtcaactggtacagccactgtgagaACATTCTGGAGTTACCTGGTAAAGCTGAAGACATGCACACCTTGTCGCCCAGAAGCTCCACCCCACCTGTGGGTCGCCCTGGAGGAGCCCACACATGTGGCTGCCATGAAGGAGCCAGACACCAAAGTCTACCCAGGTGTCCACCAGCAGTGTGCTAGATGAATCAATTGGAATTCTACACTGCAAATGAAAAAACGAGACATGCATTTCACCTACTAACGACAACATGGTTGATCTCAACAAAGCTGCAGTGGAATAAGAAGCTACAAGTTGCTAGAGAATCTTTCATATGGAAAGGCCGGGATAGGGCCGTCTCGCAGGGAGGGCTTACGATCAGGAAGGAACGCACGGGGGACTTCTGGCTGCCGGCAGTGTCCTTTCTCCTAACCGAGATGGTGGTTCCATGGTTGTTGAAAAGTTCATTTGCTAAATAATTATTTGGGAAACTATACCTTGGTATTTTACACCCCCTACTCTGTATATTatagttcactttttttttaatgttaaaaaaaataaacagcctcTTAGTCTCTCTCCTCTTCCAGA
Coding sequences:
- the ZER1 gene encoding protein zer-1 homolog isoform X1; the protein is MASDTPESLMALCTDFCLRNLDGTLGYLLDKETLRLHPDIFLPSEICDRLVNEYVELVNAACNFEPHESFFSLFSDPRSTRLTRIHLREDLVQDQDLEAIRKQDLVELYLTNCEKLSAKSLQTLRSFSHTLVSLSLFGCANIFYEEENPGGCEDECLVNPTCQVLVKDFTFEGFSRLRFLNLGRMIDGVPVESLLRPLNSLAALDLSGIQTSDAAFLTQWKDSLVSLVLYNMDLSDDHIRVIVQLHKLRHLDISRDRLSSYYKFKLTRKVLSLFVQKLGNLMSLDISGHMILENCSISRTDEEAGQTSTEPSKSSIMPFRALKRPLQFLGLFETSLCRLTHIPAYKVSGDKNEEQVLNAIEAYTEHRPEITSRAINLLFDIARIERCNQLLRALKLVITALKCHKYDKNIQVTGSAALFYLTNSEYRSEQSVKLRRQVIQVVLNGMESYQEVTVQRNCCLTLCNFSIPEELEFQYRRVNELLLSILNPTRQDESIQRIAVHLCNALVCQVDNDHKEAVGKMGFVVTMLKLIQKKLLDKICDQVMEFSWSALWNITDETPDNCEMFLNFNGMKLFLDCLKEFPEKQELHRNMLGLLGNVAEVKELRPQLMTSQFISVFSNLLESKADGIEVSYNACGVLSHIMFDGPKAWGICEPQREEVEERMWAAIQSWDINSRRNINYRSFEPILRLLPQGISPVSQHWATWALYNLVSVYPDKYCPLLIKEGGMPLLRDMIKMATARQETKEMARKVIEHCSNFKEENMDTSR
- the ZER1 gene encoding protein zer-1 homolog isoform X3 translates to MASDTPESLMALCTDFCLRNLDGTLGYLLDKETLRLHPDIFLPSEICDRLVNEYVELVNAACNFEPHESFFSLFSDPRSTRLTRIHLREDLVQDQDLEAIRKQDLVELYLTNCEKLSAKSLQTLRSFSHTLVSLSLFGCANIFYEEENPGGCEDECLVNPTCQVLVKDFTFEGFSRLRFLNLGRMIDGVPVESLLRPLNSLAALDLSGIQTSDAAFLTQWKDSLVSLVLYNMDLSDDHIRVIVQLHKLRHLDISRDRLSSYYKFKLTRKVLSLFVQKLGNLMSLDISGHMILENCSISRTDEEAGQTSTEPSKSSIMPFRALKRPLQFLGLFETSLCRLTHIPAYKVSGDKNEEQVLNAIEAYTEHRPEITSRAINLLFDIARIERCNQLLRALKLVITALKCHKYDKNIQVTGSAALFYLTNSEYRSEQSVKLRRQVIQVVLNGMESYQEVTVQRNCCLTLCNFSIPEELEFQYRRVNELLLSILNPTRQDESIQRIAVHLCNALVCQVDNDHKEAVGKMGFVVTMLKLIQKKLLDKICDQVMEFSWSALWNITDETPDNCEMFLNFNGMKLFLDCLKEFPEKQELHRNMLGLLGNVAEVKELRPQLMTSQFISVFRSFEPILRLLPQGISPVSQHWATWALYNLVSVYPDKYCPLLIKEGGMPLLRDMIKMATARQETKEMARKVIEHCSNFKEENMDTSR
- the ZER1 gene encoding protein zer-1 homolog isoform X2, yielding MASDTPESLMALCTDFCLRNLDGTLGYLLDKETLRLHPDIFLPSEICDRLVNEYVELVNAACNFEPHESFFSLFSDPRSTRLTRIHLREDLVQDQDLEAIRKQDLVELYLTNCEKLSAKSLQTLRSFSHTLVSLSLFGCANIFYEEENPGGCEDECLVNPTCQVLVKDFTFEGFSRLRFLNLGRMIDGVPVESLLRPLNSLAALDLSGIQTSDAAFLTQWKDSLVSLVLYNMDLSDDHIRVIVQLHKLRHLDISRDRLSSYYKFKLTRKVLSLFVQKLGNLMSLDISGHMILENCSISRTDEEAGQTSTEPSKSSIMPFRALKRPLQFLGLFETSLCRLTHIPAYKVSGDKNEEQVLNAIEAYTEHRPEITSRAINLLFDIARIERCNQLLRALKLVITALKCHKYDKNIQVTGSAALFYLTNSEYRSEQSVKLRRQVIQVVLNGMESYQEVQRNCCLTLCNFSIPEELEFQYRRVNELLLSILNPTRQDESIQRIAVHLCNALVCQVDNDHKEAVGKMGFVVTMLKLIQKKLLDKICDQVMEFSWSALWNITDETPDNCEMFLNFNGMKLFLDCLKEFPEKQELHRNMLGLLGNVAEVKELRPQLMTSQFISVFSNLLESKADGIEVSYNACGVLSHIMFDGPKAWGICEPQREEVEERMWAAIQSWDINSRRNINYRSFEPILRLLPQGISPVSQHWATWALYNLVSVYPDKYCPLLIKEGGMPLLRDMIKMATARQETKEMARKVIEHCSNFKEENMDTSR